A genomic window from Cucumis melo cultivar AY chromosome 8, USDA_Cmelo_AY_1.0, whole genome shotgun sequence includes:
- the LOC103484947 gene encoding protein MIZU-KUSSEI 1: MATYPAVNVAAVDCQKQVRSWQLFRSLIEFLIPTCNCAFTEDQEQQQPMYYSSKPIFPTPSTANSVTGTIFGYRRGKVNFCIQTSSSSTNPILLLELAVPTAILAREMRGGVLRIALESATAANSEGRSVLSSPAWSMYFNGRKVGYGLRRGASAAEVETLRRLGRVAEGAGVIEGEDDYLMYLRGNFDRVCGASGDSESFHLRDPNGSIGQELSIFFFRSK; this comes from the coding sequence ATGGCCACTTACCCCGCCGTCAACGTCGCTGCCGTAGACTGCCAGAAACAAGTCCGTTCATGGCAGCTCTTCCGATCTCTAATCGAATTCCTCATCCCCACTTGTAACTGCGCCTTCACCGAAGatcaagaacaacaacaacccATGTATTATTCCTCAAAACCCATCTTCCCGACGCCCTCCACCGCCAATTCCGTCACCGGCACCATTTTCGGTTACCGTAGAGGAAAAGTCAACTTCTGTATCCAAACAAGTTCCAGCTCAACCAACCCAATTCTCCTCCTCGAATTGGCGGTCCCCACTGCAATCCTCGCCCGGGAAATGAGAGGCGGCGTCCTCAGAATCGCCCTTGAATCTGCCACGGCGGCGAATTCTGAGGGGAGATCGGTTCTGTCGTCGCCAGCGTGGAGTATGTATTTCAACGGAAGGAAAGTTGGGTACGGATTGAGACGAGGGGCATCGGCGGCGGAGGTGGAGACGCTGCGGCGGTTGGGGAGGGTGGCGGAAGGGGCGGGAGTTATTGAAGGTGAAGATGATTATTTGATGTATTTGAGAGGGAATTTTGATAGAGTTTGTGGAGCGTCGGGAGATTCTGAATCTTTCCATTTGAGAGATCCAAATGGAAGCATTGGTCAAGAGCTCAGTATTTTCTTTTTCCGatccaaataa
- the LOC103484948 gene encoding probable glucan 1,3-beta-glucosidase A isoform X1, with the protein MELVFTKWVFGFFLCCCLVFSKAYSVEGILGDDKVRGVNLGGWLVIEGWIKPSLFEGIPNGDMLDGALVQLRSLTLQKFVSAENGGGTGVTVSRDVASSWETFRLWRISASEFQFRTSLGQFLTCDGLECSAAAQSPRNAATFVVERNSNRVHLKLKNGAYLQAMITNQLTADYPGKPGWDDNAATFEMIVSNNLHGDYQLANGYGKDEATRVLQRHRNNFVTVDDFKFLYRHGINTVRIPVGWWIAFDPDPPAPFIGGSLEALDNAFSWAQAYNLMCIIDLHAAPGSQNGMEHSSSNDGTIGWPNSPAYISKTLDVIDFLASRYGKHPALLGIELLNEPSADLVPFDTVVSYYKQGYDIVRKYSSTAYVIICQRIGKADPMELYQANIGSHNLVVDLHYYNLFDPFFDHLSPSENIEVIYKNRQTQIQALNSANGPLVFVGEWSNEWNVTNASQADYQNFGRAQLEVYNAASFGWTYWTLKNDRKHWDFEWNIKNNYLQFGDSPSRVIFNCYLLVALACGWFPHLLLLL; encoded by the exons ATGGAACTTGTTTTCACCAAATGGGTGTTTGGGTTTTTCCTCTGCTGTTGTCTTGTCTTCTCTAAAGCATATTCAG TGGAGGGAATTCTTGGAGATGATAAAGTCAGGGGAGTAAACTTGGGAGGGTGGTTGGTTATTGAAGGTTGGATTAAGCCTTCACTTTTTGAAGGCATTCCCAATGGGGATATGCTG GATGGAGCCCTGGTTCAATTGAGGTCGTTAACATTGCAGAAGTTTGTTAGCGCTGAGAATGGAGGAGGCACAGGTGTTACAGTCAGTAGAGATGTTGCATCTTCATGGGAAACTTTCAGG TTATGGAGAATCTCTGCATCAGAATTTCAGTTCCGTACTTCCCTTGGGCAGTTTCTAACATGTGATGGGCTGGAATGCTCTGCAGCAGCTCAATCGCCTAGGAACGCTGCAACTTTTGTTGTTGAAAGGAACAGCAATAGAGTGCACCTAAAACTTAAGAATGGAGCTTATCTACAG GCTATGATAACAAATCAGCTGACAGCTGACTATCCAGGGAAGCCAGGATGGGATGACAATGCTGCCACCTTTGAAATGATTGTTTCAAACAACCTGCATGGAGATTACCAACTTGCAAATGGCTATGGAAAGGATGAGGCAACTCGTGTTCTTCAG AGACATAGAAACAATTTCGTCACTGTAGACGACTTCAAATTTTTGTACAGACATGGAATAAACACAGTGAGAATTCCTGTTGGTTGGTGGATTGCTTTTGATCCTGATCCTCCTGCACCATTTATTGGTGGATCTTTGGAAGCGCTAGACAATGCATTCTCATGGGCACA AGCCTATAACCTAATGTGCATAATTGACCTTCATGCTGCTCCTGGCTCCCAAAATGGGATGGAACATAGCTCGAGTAATGACGGTACAATAGGATGGCCCAATTCTCCTGCCTACATTTCCAAAACATTGGATGTAATAGACTTCTTAGCTTCAAG gTATGGAAAACATCCAGCCTTGCTTGGAATTGAACTCTTAAATGAACCGTCAGCCGATTTAGTTCCATTTGACACCGTGGTATCATATTACAAACAAGGATACGATATAGTCCGTAAATATTCTTCAACAGCTTATGTAATAATTTGCCAACGAATTGGCAAAGCAGATCCTATGGAACTTTATCAGGCTAACATAGGATCTCATAATTTAGTGGTGGATTTGCATTACTACAATCTCTTTGATCCTTTCTTTGATCACTTGAGCCCCTCGGAAAACATAGAAGTCATATACAAAAACAGGCAAACCCAAATACAGGCCTTGAACAGTGCAAACGGTCCCCTCGTCTTCGTTG GAGAATGGTCGAATGAGTGGAATGTGACAAATGCGTCTCAGGCTGATTATCAAAACTTTGGAAGGGCCCAGCTAGAGGTTTATAATGCAGCTTCTTTTGGATGGACTTATTGGACCCTCAAGAATGACAGGAAGCACTGGGATTTTGAATGGAACATCAAGAACAATTACCTTCAATTTG GTGATTCACCCAGCAGGGTTATTTTCAACTGTTACTTGTTGGTTGCATTAGCATGTGGCTGGTTCCCTCACCTCCTGCTTTTGCTTTGA
- the LOC103484948 gene encoding probable glucan 1,3-beta-glucosidase A isoform X2 gives MELVFTKWVFGFFLCCCLVFSKAYSVEGILGDDKVRGVNLGGWLVIEGWIKPSLFEGIPNGDMLDGALVQLRSLTLQKFVSAENGGGTGVTVSRDVASSWETFRLWRISASEFQFRTSLGQFLTCDGLECSAAAQSPRNAATFVVERNSNRVHLKLKNGAYLQAMITNQLTADYPGKPGWDDNAATFEMIVSNNLHGDYQLANGYGKDEATRVLQRHRNNFVTVDDFKFLYRHGINTVRIPVGWWIAFDPDPPAPFIGGSLEALDNAFSWAQAYNLMCIIDLHAAPGSQNGMEHSSSNDGTIGWPNSPAYISKTLDVIDFLASRYGKHPALLGIELLNEPSADLVPFDTVVSYYKQGYDIVRKYSSTAYVIICQRIGKADPMELYQANIGSHNLVVDLHYYNLFDPFFDHLSPSENIEVIYKNRQTQIQALNSANGPLVFVEFD, from the exons ATGGAACTTGTTTTCACCAAATGGGTGTTTGGGTTTTTCCTCTGCTGTTGTCTTGTCTTCTCTAAAGCATATTCAG TGGAGGGAATTCTTGGAGATGATAAAGTCAGGGGAGTAAACTTGGGAGGGTGGTTGGTTATTGAAGGTTGGATTAAGCCTTCACTTTTTGAAGGCATTCCCAATGGGGATATGCTG GATGGAGCCCTGGTTCAATTGAGGTCGTTAACATTGCAGAAGTTTGTTAGCGCTGAGAATGGAGGAGGCACAGGTGTTACAGTCAGTAGAGATGTTGCATCTTCATGGGAAACTTTCAGG TTATGGAGAATCTCTGCATCAGAATTTCAGTTCCGTACTTCCCTTGGGCAGTTTCTAACATGTGATGGGCTGGAATGCTCTGCAGCAGCTCAATCGCCTAGGAACGCTGCAACTTTTGTTGTTGAAAGGAACAGCAATAGAGTGCACCTAAAACTTAAGAATGGAGCTTATCTACAG GCTATGATAACAAATCAGCTGACAGCTGACTATCCAGGGAAGCCAGGATGGGATGACAATGCTGCCACCTTTGAAATGATTGTTTCAAACAACCTGCATGGAGATTACCAACTTGCAAATGGCTATGGAAAGGATGAGGCAACTCGTGTTCTTCAG AGACATAGAAACAATTTCGTCACTGTAGACGACTTCAAATTTTTGTACAGACATGGAATAAACACAGTGAGAATTCCTGTTGGTTGGTGGATTGCTTTTGATCCTGATCCTCCTGCACCATTTATTGGTGGATCTTTGGAAGCGCTAGACAATGCATTCTCATGGGCACA AGCCTATAACCTAATGTGCATAATTGACCTTCATGCTGCTCCTGGCTCCCAAAATGGGATGGAACATAGCTCGAGTAATGACGGTACAATAGGATGGCCCAATTCTCCTGCCTACATTTCCAAAACATTGGATGTAATAGACTTCTTAGCTTCAAG gTATGGAAAACATCCAGCCTTGCTTGGAATTGAACTCTTAAATGAACCGTCAGCCGATTTAGTTCCATTTGACACCGTGGTATCATATTACAAACAAGGATACGATATAGTCCGTAAATATTCTTCAACAGCTTATGTAATAATTTGCCAACGAATTGGCAAAGCAGATCCTATGGAACTTTATCAGGCTAACATAGGATCTCATAATTTAGTGGTGGATTTGCATTACTACAATCTCTTTGATCCTTTCTTTGATCACTTGAGCCCCTCGGAAAACATAGAAGTCATATACAAAAACAGGCAAACCCAAATACAGGCCTTGAACAGTGCAAACGGTCCCCTCGTCTTCGTTG AGTTTGATTAA
- the LOC103484949 gene encoding E3 ubiquitin-protein ligase RING1 yields MSCQSNCVPTTPSHFQVCTSLCSPKCSGLCFGLPKVPIVVLPRSQPRPPLPPPLPLPQLPSSIVPPQTHTPGRSTLLLLSLITTATLVAAIFMLCLLFKKFREYRNSRHNRLPVLFDVQGENLPDSDEEEPVIDHHVWYINTVGLQQSVIDSITMFKYRKDEKLIDGSDCSICLGEFQDDESLRLLPKCSHAFHVPCIDTWLRSHKNCPLCRAPVLSDSVAPSLAPIEPIRRNQPEPIENTQMETETIEEENGVDENSGEVRRENSEILIKRLSRTLSNLNQNSEAVEDEGQGLRRSVSMDSVSAKAIYQVTAKIQIPEEGCSSNGTLMEVKDSVSSKNLGNQSLYNLVKSISFGHSMQKGGISIKRFSSGRRKLQWARHYRSQSSVLPM; encoded by the coding sequence ATGTCCTGCCAATCCAACTGTGTTCCCACCACCCCTTCTCATTTTCAAGTTTGTACTTCACTCTGTTCTCCTAAATGTTCCGGTCTCTGTTTTGGCCTCCCTAAAGTTCCTATTGTCGTTTTGCCTCGCTCCCAGCCACGCCCACCGCTGCCGCctcctctccctctccctcaGCTTCCGTCTTCCATCGTTCCTCCCCAAACCCATACCCCAGGAAGGTCCACTCTACTTCTTCTCAGTTTGATCACTACAGCAACTCTGGTCGCCGCCATCTTCATGCTTTGTCTTCTTTTCAAGAAATTTAGGGAGTATCGTAATTCAAGACATAATCGTCTCCCGGTTCTGTTTGATGTTCAAGGTGAGAATCTACCCGATAGCGATGAAGAAGAACCCGTTATCGACCACCACGTTTGGTACATCAACACCGTTGGTCTTCAGCAATCGGTTATCGATTCAATCACTATGTTCAAGTACAGGAAGGATGAGAAATTAATCGACGGTTCAGACTGCTCCATCTGTCTCGGCGAGTTTCAAGACGATGAGAGCCTTCGACTGTTACCAAAATGCAGCCATGCCTTTCATGTTCCCTGCATCGATACGTGGTTGAGATCGCACAAAAACTGTCCCCTCTGTCGCGCTCCTGTGCTGTCCGATTCCGTCGCCCCAAGTTTAGCCCCCATCGAACCGATTAGGAGGAACCAGCCAGAGCCGATCGAGAACACCCAAATGGAAACAGAGACCATCGAGGAAGAAAACGGAGTAGATGAAAATAGTGGAGAAGTGCGTAGAGAAAATTCCGAAATTCTCATTAAAAGGTTGTCTCGGACTTTAAGCAATTTGAATCAAAATAGTGAGGCTGTTGAAGACGAAGGACAGGGACTAAGAAGGTCGGTTTCTATGGATTCAGTTTCAGCAAAGGCTATTTATCAAGTCACGGCCAAAATACAAATTCCAGAAGAAGGGTGTTCGTCAAATGGAACATTAATGGAAGTGAAGGATTCAGTTTCTTCTAAAAATCTTGGGAATCAGAGCCTGTATAATCTGGTGAAGAGTATTTCATTTGGGCATTCTATGCAGAAAGGAGGGATTTCAATAAAAAGATTCAGTTCAGGAAGAAGGAAGTTACAATGGGCCAGACATTACAGAAGCCAGAGCTCGGTCCTTCCGATGTGA